The genome window AAATAACTTTGTTCCGCTACAGAAACCGGCTAATGGCGGGCCTATGTGTCAACATCTCGCATACCAGAGCCAGATTTGCGGTATCGGCGCGTACATCGCACAATGTACCCATAGAAAATATACTTCAGACGACCGGACACATCGGAAAGGACAAAACAGCCGGCACAGCGTGGCTCAACCGGGCAGAAACCACAAGCGCCGACATTGACCTTGGCGACCTGTGGGAACTCGTCGTAGAAGAAGATGAAATCTGGGACCTGAATGAACTGGCCGAATTGCATTACAATCACACGCCGACATCGGAACAAATGTCGGCATTCTTAGTCGCACTGGAAACAAGTGTCCATTTCGATGCCGAAGGACGGGGATTTCGCGCGGTAGATCGGACAGAAGTCAGCCACAGATTGGAAATAGTCGCTCGCGACAAAGAACGAGAAGCGGAACGAGAGGCATTCTTGAAATGGCTTCAGTTTCAGGGCACCGGCAAAGACGAATGGATCGAACGGATAAAAGACGTCGCACTACACGGCGAACAGAGCAAATATGCACACGCTTTGGAACGCCTGGCCGGCGAGACCATCTCTGCGCGGAAAGCTTTTGATCGCTTAGTCGCCGAAGGCGTATGGGATCGGCATGCCTCTGTCGAACTGATGCGCGAAGATGTACCTCTGAATTTTCCCGACATATTAATCAAAGAAGCGGACGCGATCCAGGCAATGTGTAAAAGCGATGCATTTGCAAATCGCCAAGATCTGACGTACCTGGATGCCGTGACCATTGACGACGCATCGACAACAGATATGGACGATGCGATATCAGTCCAATTTCGGGAAGACGGCAGCTATCAAATCGGCGTGCATATTACCGACGTCTCCTCGTTAATCCCCGCGCATTCAGCCCTCGATGAAGAAGCCAGAAACCGCGGCGCAAGCCTCTACTTCCCAGAGGCAAAATACCCCATGTTGCCGCCCGTTCTATCGGAAAATCTGGGCAGTCTTATCCCGCATGAAAACCGGTTGGCCGTCAGCCTCTTGTGGGATGTGGGATCAGATGGCGCAATGGAAACCCCGACCTGGACACTTTCCGTCATCCGATGTTGCGAAAAACTGAGTTATGATGAAGCAGACGCAATACTCGACGATGCGACGCACCCCAGGCACGCGATATTATCAGCCCTATTTGACGCGGCAGAATCGCTCTTGATAAAGCGCGTAGAAGCTGGTGCTATAGCGGTTGATCAGGTTGACCGCCGCGTGAATATCTCGGCTGACGGAACCGTAAACATCGGAATAAAAAAACGCGACTCCAGAGCTGATTTGCTGGTCAGCGAACTAATGGTCAAAGCCAATGTCGAAGCCGCCAAATTGTGTGTTGAACAAAATGCGCCTGCGATCTTTCGCGTACAGGACGCACCCGACCTCTCCGATTTAGAACCCACGGATAGCGAGCAAGTACACCGCTATCAGACACTCACGCGCATGCGCGCAGCTGCAATCTCACTACAGCCCGGCCTGCACGGTGGCCTGGGCGTAGAACCCTATTGCCAGACCACATCTCCCCTGAGGCGATTCATAGACCTGGTATCACAACGACAACTCGTCGCCATCATCGACAATAAAGCCTTACCCTATTCTATAGATGACCTGACGACCCTATATCCCTACCTCGAAGAACGCCTCCGCCTGATCAATCGCCTGGAACAGCGGAGAGAGCGCTACTGGATATTCCACCATCTCTCGCAATACAGAGGACAGGTATTTGACGCACTCGTGCTAAATACATGGGATCACCGCGCCCGAGTCGAAGTCCTGGACTATGCCCTGCAAGTTGACATGCGCCTATCGGGACAAATCCGCGTGGGTGAACGCATAAGTGTGCGCCTGACGCGGGCAGATCCCTGGGCGGATGATATACAATTCGTCATGGAATAAAAAGGATACAAGAGTATGATCCGTGTATGGTACCTGTTTTTCTTTTTCTCTCTTACCGCACACCTTTGGGCAGAAGTGCCCAACGGGGGGTTTGAACAAATCACAGCATCTCAAATGCCTATAAATTGGGTACCCGTACCCGATTCCACGCGGGTCATGGTCGAACGCGAACGCGCCCACAGCGGCAAAATCTCAGTCCTTATGATAGGTGGCCCGCGGGGCGAACCCACCGCACTGATCAGCGATCCCGTCGGTATTCAGCCAGGGGGTGTTTATGTCTTAACCGGATGGGCGCGTACCGACAGCGCAAGAGCTTCTGCACGCATCCGATGGTTGGCAGAAGATCAGACGCCGGTGGGCGAAAGCAGAATAACAACAGAAGTAACAAGCGCGTCGTGGACGCAATGGGCAGAGACATTTGTGGTGCCCACAAAAGCCATATTTGGGCGTATAATTTGTCTTATAGACGGAAAAGAAGCGGCTTTTGACGATGTGCGTCTGCACAAAATTGCATCGCGCATGCCCCCTGGTCTTGAATTAAAAGCAACGGATTTTCCCACACAGGGCGCGCGCGTCTCAAGAGTACGCGTAACAATACGCGACGGCGTTGTCGCACTACCTCACCAGGTCACTCAACAGGACAGTGTGGTTTCTCATGATGGAGCCGTGGTCATCTTCGAAGCGAGTCGCGGGCAAATAACCCCCTGGGCACAAATGAGAAATGGCACAGCGACAGCAACATTGCGCGACGCCGATGAAAACGTGGGCGGCGTCTATGTGAGGGCGCGGTTGGCCCACCTCAGCGCCAGGGCATACATTGGCGACAAAAAAGCGACCCGATTGCGCGGGCGTCTCTTCAATGCCGAAACCGGGCAACCCCTGCTGGGCAGAGTAATCGTCGCCGATTCTCTGGGTACTATTTTACAAACGGGATTTGCAGAACGCGGTTTTGTTGCCGACAGTGCATTTGCAATTGATGTACCACCTCAAACAATCACCGTATCCGCAATGCGCGGTTTCGCGCACCTGTCGCCAGAACCACAGGTCTTGCACCTCGCACCTGGTCGTGAACACATGGTAGAACTGTCCTTCAAACCATGGGGAGATCTCCATGCACGAGGATGGGTGGCAGGTGATCTTCTCAACAGCAATGATGCGCGGGCACGCGGACTGGACTGGGCAGCTCTACCAGGGCAGGTGAATGGAGACGCAATACTGACACTACCCGGCAAATATGTCGAAACCCGCGGGGGAGAACAATGGGTGTTGGGCACCACGAGCCTATTTACTCCCGAGCAAGCCGGATTTGAAGTACATGCCCAGGCGCGTTTAGACCGCGGTATTACCGGCTATACAGATATTCTGGGCACATCGTTATTCGATATACTCACTGGCCCTGCTTTTGACGCACTCGATATCGCACAACCCGACGCGCGAGCAATCTGGTTTGCACTGCTCAATCGGGGGTATCGCATTGCCGGCACAGCTTTTTTCGACGAACATTTTCGCACATACACACATGTGCCCGGCAACCTGACCGCTGATAAACTGATGCGCGCAATCGCCAGCGGACAAAATATGATAACCAACGGGCCTCTAATCTCACTATCCATCTTTGCAGCCGGACCCGGCGACCAATTGCCAGCAGGCCACAAAAGACGGGCAACAATTCACGCCTGGGCAGCCGCAAAATCCGATGCGTATTTGACGCGCATTGAACTAATCCGCAATGCACAAATAATCCAGAGTTGGGATTTGAAAAAACAGCCGCGAAAATATCGGACCTCAATAACACTCGAAGATACTGTCAACTGCTGGTACCTCGCCCGGTGCTATGGTGCAGACACATCGCGCGTGGCATTGACGAATCCGATCTACTTCGAAACAAAAAATTTCGCGCCTCCCCAACCTGTTCAGGCTATAGTACAGGGGAAAATAGAAATGAGCGACAATTCTCCCGTACCCCAGGCCATTGTTCGAGCAATTGATCCCATTGGCAGAACAGTCCTGCAGACAGTAGCCCGACGCGGAACATTTCAAATTTGGGTACCTGCGACCAGCCAGATCCACGTAGAAGCAAAAGGCTACGAAGCGCCACCGCAACGCATCTTTGACCATCGAGATATTCAGCGCCTATTGCAAACACCTCTCAACCTGTCTGAACTGAACGCCCTGGATACGCTGACCGAACAATTACAAGCCATTGACATGGTTTTTGTTCTCAAACAGTCACAATAACTTGACCACCTTATTATATTTATACTGTAGAAATATGTACATTTTCATACCAGGAGATTAAAATGAATAAAATTCTGGTGGTTGAAGACGAACCCGATATTTTGGAAATGGTGCGCTACAACCTCGATCAGGCTGGATTAGATGTTGAAACAGCAGAAGATGCCGAGCGTGCCCTCCAGAGCGTTCAGGAGATTCTGCCAGATTTGATCATACTGGACCTGATGCTACCGGGCATCGACGGACTGGACATGTGCAGACAATTAAAACAAGATGCTCGAACCCGTCACATACCCATCTTAATGTTGACCGCGCGCAAAGAGGAAGTAGATCGCATTGTGGGATTGGAATTGGGAGCCGATGACTACGTTGTCAAACCCTTTTCCCCGCGCGAACTCGTCTTGAGGGCACAGGCGATTCTGCGGCGCAGTCAGGACAGTGGACAATCAATAACTGATGCCTGGTTACATACGGGACCAATATCTATCGATAAAGCCGCACATCAGGCTCTGTTAAACGGTGACCCATTGGAATTGACGGGCACAGAATTTAAGCTACTCATAACCCTGATCGAACGCCGTGGACGCGTGCAAACGCGCGACGACTTACTCGATACAGTATGGGGTTATGAATACAGTGGTTATGGGCGCACGGTTGATACGCACATCAGGCGGTTGCGCGAGAAACTCGGCGAAGCGAGCGAATGGATCGAAACCGTGCGGGGCGTGGGTTATCGATTCCGCCGAGAGAGAGTATAGAATGCGTTTGCACTGGAAATGGATGCTCGCCTGTCTCTCTGTACTGGTACTGGTACTGGCATCTGCACATCTGTATCTGGATCACGTCATACGCGACTTTTGGGTTTATCACCTCGAACAGAGACTTTTGCGCGAAGTGCGTTTTGCCCGCGCACACCTCAGCGACGTGGCAAATACCGATGCGGAACTCGTCCCACTCGTCAGCGAGGTAGGCTTGCGTTTGGGCGTGCGTGCAACGCTGATCGACGGTCAAGGGCGCGTATTAGCCGATTCGGAAACCGACCCATCTGATCTGAGTGCTATGGAAAATCACGCCGATCATCCAGAAATAAGCGCGGCACTTCAACAGGGGCGGGGAAGCAGCTTGCGTTATAGCAACACACGGGATATCGAAATATTATATGTCGCAACTACAGTACCGGAAATTGGCGACGGAAATTTTGTCCTGAGATTGGCCTTGCCCCTACGCGATATGGGGCATATAGAACAACTGATTGCACGGGCAATATGGACGACATCGATACTGGGATTATGCCTCGCCCTGTTATTGGCTTATGCCACCTCGCGATATATCTCGCGCCCAATTTTAGACGCCATCTGGTTCGTCCAAAACATTGCTTCGGGGAGATTAAAACATCCCACACTCCGCGTTAGATCCACACGAGAATTGCGCGATTTGGGCACGGCATTAGACGACATGCGCCGGCAGGTCCAGGCGCACATCGGGCAAATCACACTTGAAAAATCGCGTTTAGAAGCCGTCTTGCCGAGCATTACAGAAGCCATTCTGGTCACGGACCAGAATGGTCGCATCCTGATGGGCAATCAGACATTTGAGAAGCTATTTGGTGTATCCGACGCCATTGAAGGGCGCATGCCCATTGAGCTTGTGCGCCATCGGGATGTGCAAGATGCGATTGAGCAAACTCTATCAACCGGACAAGTGATGTTTTTAGATCTCACCCGCTCAGATGGCCGAGAACGTCATTTCGATGTACAAATTGCACCTATTTTGCAAGACGATCATATCGCGGGTTCAGTAACTATTTTTTACGACATCACTGAACTGCGCCGCCTGGAACGCATTCGCAAAGATTTTGTCGCCAATGTTTCCCATGAATTGCGCACCCCGCTTACAACCATTAAGGGATGTGCAGCCACGCTGGCAGACGGCGCCTTAGACAACAGAGAAGCCTCACAGCGATTCGTGCAAATGATTAACACCCATGCGGATCGCCTGCACAATCTGGTAGAAGATATTCTGGATCTATCGCGTATCGAATCGGGTGCTCTGCCTCTTGAGACCGGCGTATATCCCGTGCAGGAGATGGTCAATGCCGTCGTTGGACAGATACGCCCACTGTCAAAAGAAAAAAACCTTGCCATCGAGATAAACACAAAAGAAAATGTGCAGGTGCAGTGCGATCGCAAGCTCATCGAACAGGCATTGCTCAATTTGCTCGACAACGCCGTAAAATACACACCCGAAGGGGGTAAAATCTGGATTCAGACGCGGGATTTCAAGCATGTGGAAAATGTAGATGAAGACCGTCGCAATAGACATGGTGAAAATGTGACGCAGATCCGCAAGCGTCGCATTGCACTTGAAGTAAAGGACACGGGTATTGGGGTACCGCTTTCAGATATGGATCGCATTTTTGAGCGATTTTATCGGGTCGATAAAGGGCGGTCGCGGGCAATGGGCGGAACGGGCCTGGGCTTGTCAATTGTTCGGCACATCATGGATGCACACGGCGAGCGGGTCTATGTCGAAAGCGAACAGGGCAAGGGATCGACATTTGGATTGACATTGCCAGGGGAATAAAAAAGGGGCCGCGTTAAATAACACGACCCCTTAAATCTATTGGTCGGGGCGAGAGGATTTGAACCTCCGGCCTCCTGCTCCCGAAGCAGGCGCTCTACCGGGCTGAGCCACGCCCCGTTTGCTATTTGTCTAAAAAAATACCACAATTTCATTCTCAGGCAAGAAAAAGATTTACGCCGCCTGAAATGCCGCAACAGCCTCATCTACGGAATTGTGCAGATCGAAAATTTTAATCAACTGCGTCTGCACAAAAACGCTGATCACATGATCGTGGGCATTGGCGAGTTTCAAATCGCCGTTGGCCTTGCGCAAACGCTGCAAAAGCGCGGTCAAAACCCCAAAAGCCATGCTGTTTAACCACCGCACCTGTCCCAAATCTAAAACCACTTTCATTCCATTATTTTCTTCGAGAAATTCAGTTACATAATCGGCCAACGCCGACATCTCGCGGTCTGTCACCTGACCGTCGAGCTTTATAATGCGAATATTCCCCTGCATTGTTTCTTCAAAAGCCATCCTGTTTTCCTTCCTATTTGTGAACCAAATCTCCCTGCACCTCGAGCGCGGCTGCAAGAGATTCCACATGCACTCTCAAATCTGCCACAAGGCGCTCAGCACCTGACCAATTTTCATCCTTTGCCAATTCTTCAATCTTCGCGGCAACCTCCCTCGCGTCATCCGCGTAAAACAATTCGGCATTTTCTTTTAATTCACGCGCCCCCTGACGAAGTGTTTCTGTGTCGTCAAGAAGGCCTATCAAATCGCCCCTCGTTTCTAAAAACATCTCGGATAGCCGCACGAGAAGCGCCTCATCCCCGCCAACCTGTTGCAATGAAGCCTCCCAATCAAGCGTCTGTTGCCCGGCGGGACCCGTCGCTTCCACCGCATCGTAAAGAAGGCGAGATCGAAGCGGTTTGGCGACAAACCCATCCATGCCGGCTGCGATGCAAAGCTCGCGATCGCCCTTCATCACATCGGCCGTCATCGCAACAATTCGAATATGCCCCCCCGATTCCTTTTCTCGCTTGCGGATTTCTCTGGTGGCT of Gemmatimonadota bacterium contains these proteins:
- a CDS encoding CehA/McbA family metallohydrolase — encoded protein: MIRVWYLFFFFSLTAHLWAEVPNGGFEQITASQMPINWVPVPDSTRVMVERERAHSGKISVLMIGGPRGEPTALISDPVGIQPGGVYVLTGWARTDSARASARIRWLAEDQTPVGESRITTEVTSASWTQWAETFVVPTKAIFGRIICLIDGKEAAFDDVRLHKIASRMPPGLELKATDFPTQGARVSRVRVTIRDGVVALPHQVTQQDSVVSHDGAVVIFEASRGQITPWAQMRNGTATATLRDADENVGGVYVRARLAHLSARAYIGDKKATRLRGRLFNAETGQPLLGRVIVADSLGTILQTGFAERGFVADSAFAIDVPPQTITVSAMRGFAHLSPEPQVLHLAPGREHMVELSFKPWGDLHARGWVAGDLLNSNDARARGLDWAALPGQVNGDAILTLPGKYVETRGGEQWVLGTTSLFTPEQAGFEVHAQARLDRGITGYTDILGTSLFDILTGPAFDALDIAQPDARAIWFALLNRGYRIAGTAFFDEHFRTYTHVPGNLTADKLMRAIASGQNMITNGPLISLSIFAAGPGDQLPAGHKRRATIHAWAAAKSDAYLTRIELIRNAQIIQSWDLKKQPRKYRTSITLEDTVNCWYLARCYGADTSRVALTNPIYFETKNFAPPQPVQAIVQGKIEMSDNSPVPQAIVRAIDPIGRTVLQTVARRGTFQIWVPATSQIHVEAKGYEAPPQRIFDHRDIQRLLQTPLNLSELNALDTLTEQLQAIDMVFVLKQSQ
- a CDS encoding RNB domain-containing ribonuclease, whose protein sequence is MAGLCVNISHTRARFAVSARTSHNVPIENILQTTGHIGKDKTAGTAWLNRAETTSADIDLGDLWELVVEEDEIWDLNELAELHYNHTPTSEQMSAFLVALETSVHFDAEGRGFRAVDRTEVSHRLEIVARDKEREAEREAFLKWLQFQGTGKDEWIERIKDVALHGEQSKYAHALERLAGETISARKAFDRLVAEGVWDRHASVELMREDVPLNFPDILIKEADAIQAMCKSDAFANRQDLTYLDAVTIDDASTTDMDDAISVQFREDGSYQIGVHITDVSSLIPAHSALDEEARNRGASLYFPEAKYPMLPPVLSENLGSLIPHENRLAVSLLWDVGSDGAMETPTWTLSVIRCCEKLSYDEADAILDDATHPRHAILSALFDAAESLLIKRVEAGAIAVDQVDRRVNISADGTVNIGIKKRDSRADLLVSELMVKANVEAAKLCVEQNAPAIFRVQDAPDLSDLEPTDSEQVHRYQTLTRMRAAAISLQPGLHGGLGVEPYCQTTSPLRRFIDLVSQRQLVAIIDNKALPYSIDDLTTLYPYLEERLRLINRLEQRRERYWIFHHLSQYRGQVFDALVLNTWDHRARVEVLDYALQVDMRLSGQIRVGERISVRLTRADPWADDIQFVME
- a CDS encoding STAS domain-containing protein, translating into MAFEETMQGNIRIIKLDGQVTDREMSALADYVTEFLEENNGMKVVLDLGQVRWLNSMAFGVLTALLQRLRKANGDLKLANAHDHVISVFVQTQLIKIFDLHNSVDEAVAAFQAA
- a CDS encoding ATP-binding protein, producing the protein MRLHWKWMLACLSVLVLVLASAHLYLDHVIRDFWVYHLEQRLLREVRFARAHLSDVANTDAELVPLVSEVGLRLGVRATLIDGQGRVLADSETDPSDLSAMENHADHPEISAALQQGRGSSLRYSNTRDIEILYVATTVPEIGDGNFVLRLALPLRDMGHIEQLIARAIWTTSILGLCLALLLAYATSRYISRPILDAIWFVQNIASGRLKHPTLRVRSTRELRDLGTALDDMRRQVQAHIGQITLEKSRLEAVLPSITEAILVTDQNGRILMGNQTFEKLFGVSDAIEGRMPIELVRHRDVQDAIEQTLSTGQVMFLDLTRSDGRERHFDVQIAPILQDDHIAGSVTIFYDITELRRLERIRKDFVANVSHELRTPLTTIKGCAATLADGALDNREASQRFVQMINTHADRLHNLVEDILDLSRIESGALPLETGVYPVQEMVNAVVGQIRPLSKEKNLAIEINTKENVQVQCDRKLIEQALLNLLDNAVKYTPEGGKIWIQTRDFKHVENVDEDRRNRHGENVTQIRKRRIALEVKDTGIGVPLSDMDRIFERFYRVDKGRSRAMGGTGLGLSIVRHIMDAHGERVYVESEQGKGSTFGLTLPGE
- a CDS encoding response regulator transcription factor yields the protein MKMNKILVVEDEPDILEMVRYNLDQAGLDVETAEDAERALQSVQEILPDLIILDLMLPGIDGLDMCRQLKQDARTRHIPILMLTARKEEVDRIVGLELGADDYVVKPFSPRELVLRAQAILRRSQDSGQSITDAWLHTGPISIDKAAHQALLNGDPLELTGTEFKLLITLIERRGRVQTRDDLLDTVWGYEYSGYGRTVDTHIRRLREKLGEASEWIETVRGVGYRFRRERV